From the genome of Vicia villosa cultivar HV-30 ecotype Madison, WI linkage group LG2, Vvil1.0, whole genome shotgun sequence, one region includes:
- the LOC131646420 gene encoding cullin-3A-like — MSNQNRKFQIEAFKYRDIKDQNYADKTWNILERAIHDIFIHNNSHLDFEDLYRHAYNMILHKFGEKLYSGLVATMTSHLNEIARSVEAAYEGLVLEELNRKWNDYNKALHMIRDMLMYMDRTYVPSTQKTPVYELGLNLWRENVIYSNQIRTRLSSTLLELVYSERVGEDVNVELIRNITKMLMDLGPSVYEQEFETPFLQGSAEFYKAESLKFIECCECGDYLKETERRLNEEIERVRHYLDPKTEKKITDVVEKEMIENHMITLIHMENSGLVNMLCDDKYEDLGRMYNLFGRVNDGLSKICEVMTSHIRETVKQLNTDPERLKDYAEFEHGFLDAKNKYDKIIKLAFSNDEFFQNACNSSFEFFGTEEEGKSQID, encoded by the exons ATGAGTAACCAGAACAGAAAATTTCAGATAGAGGCTTTCAAATACCGAGACATCAAGGATCAGAACTATGCTGACAAGACATGGAACATTCTGGAACGTGCAATTCATGATATATTCATCCACAACAATAGTCATCTTGATTTCGAAGATCTTTACAG aCATGCTTACAATATGATTCTTCACAAGTTCGGCGAAAAGCTATATTCTGGACTAGTTGCCACCATGACTTCTCATCTTAATGAGATAGCTAGATCTGTTGAAGCCGCTTATGAAGGTTTGGTTCTTGAAGAATTAAACCGAAAATGGAATGATTATAATAAGGCTTTACATATGATTAGAGATATGCTGATGTACATGGATAGGACCTATGTCCCAAGCACCCAGAAGACACCTGTTTATGAACTTGGCCTAAACCTATGGAGAGAAAATGTTATTTACTCAAACCAGATAAGGACTCGACTATCGAGTACGCTTTTGGAATTAGTATATAGCGAGCGTGTCGGGGAAGATGTTAATGTAGAACTGATTAGAAACATAACAAAGATGCTGATGGATTTAGGTCCTTCTGTTTATGAACAAGAATTCGAGACTCCGTTTCTGCAAGGTTCAGCTGAGTTCTACAAGGCTGAATCCCTTAAATTTATTGAGTGTTGTGAATGCGGGGATTATCTCAAAGAAACTGAGAGGCGTCTGAATGAGGAAATAGAGAGAGTGAGACATTACTTGGACCCTAAGACTGAAAAGAAGATTACGGATGTGGTCGAGAAAGAGATGATTGAGAATCACATGATTACATTAATCCATATGGAGAACTCTGGGCTAGTAAACATGCTTTGTGATGATAAATACGAGGATTTGGGTAGAATGTATAATTTGTTCGGCCGTGTTAATGATGGTCTCTCGAAGATATGTGAAGTGATGACTTCACACATTCGAGAGACCGTTAAACAGCTTAATACGGATCCAGAAAGATTGAAGGATTATGCTGAATTTGAGCATGGATTCTTGGATGCGAAAAATAAATACGACAAGATTATTAAATTGGCATTTAGTAATGACGAATTTTTCCAGAATGCTTGTAATTCTTCATTTGAATTTTTCGGTACAGAGGAAGAAGGAAAGTCCCAGATTGATTGA